The sequence below is a genomic window from Streptomyces sp. NBC_00582.
TCGTGCTCCGTGTCACGCGGCCGAGACGGCCCGAGCTCGAATCCGTCAGTGGCTGTAAGAGATCCGGCCCGACCGTACATCTCCCGGTTGACGGCCGTTGATGGACGGAACATGGAGGTGCTGTGAGACGACGACGAACAACCGCCGGGGACTACGGTGACCCGGCCGGACACCGGGCCCTGGAGGCCCTTTACACAGCTCATGCCGATCGGGTCCTGGCGTATCTGATGCACCGTACGGACCGGGAGACAGCACAGGACATCCTGTCGGAGACCTTCGTGCTGGCCTGGCGCAAGTCCGGGGCCGTGCCCGACGATGCCCTGCCATGGCTGCTCGGCTCGGCCCGGCGGCTGCTCGCCAACCGCGTGCGGTCCGACCAGCGGCACCGCGCACTGACCGAGCGCCTGGCGGTGATGGCCGACCGGACGGGGGCCGCGGAGATCGGGGACGCGATCGGGACGCGTGCCGAGGTGGCCGCCGCGCTGTCGGCGCTTTCCGGACAGGACCGGGAGGTACTCGTGCTGAGTGCCTGGTACGGCCTGACGGCCAAGCAGGCGGCCGTCGTCGCGGGCTGCACGGCCACGGCCTTCGCCGTGCGCCTGCACCGGGCGCGCAAAAGGTTCAGGGCAGCGCTGCCCCGCGCAGGACACGCACAGCCCGTCCATGACGCTGTTGCCCAGCCACACCTCACCCAACGGGAGTCAGCATGAAGCAGACCGTCACCAAGCACAGCCAGGCACCCGACCTCGCCGCCGTCCGCGCCCTGCGCCCCACCGGCGACGGCGCTGCAGGCTGGGCAGTGTCCGAAGACGGCCAGAGGGTCCTACGGGAGATCCTGCGCCGCACCGGGCAGCCGCCGGCCGTGGCCGGTTCTGGGCGACGTCGGCATCTGTTCATGGTGGGTACGGTCACAGCCGTCCTCCTCGGGGGCGCCACCACGGCTGCCGTAGCCACATTCGGGCCATGGGGCGAGGGCGGGCGCAATGTCATGTGCGCTCGCACGCTGTCGCCCGAGGCGGACCTGAGTCAGCTGCCACTCAAAGCCATGAAGGATTTCGATCCGCAGGACGCAGCGCGTTCCTGCGCGGCGGCCTGGAACCGGATGTGGAACCAGCCCGCACAGGGCACAGTGCCGCAGACTCCCAAGCCGACCCGGTTCGCGGCCTGCTACTTCCCCAACGCGCAGCCCGGCAGCGGCAAGTCCTCGACCACCGACGGCCAGGGGAAACTCGGCGGGCCCGTGATCTACCCGGCCGACGGCTACCCCACCAAGAGGGCGGCCTGCGCAGCCATCGGTTCCAGGCCCGTGGCAGGCGGTTGAGGCCGGCACCACCGGTTCTGACCGCGGTCGCGTGATGGCTACGTCAGATGCCCATCGCCCACTACGACATAGCCGGCACACCACGCAGACGCGGTCACCACCCCACAGTTGGCCGGTGGTGACAGGCAACCACGCAGTGCCAAGAACAGGCACATCAGTCCTGATCGCGACACGTAGCATGACCCCGCCGAGCTGCGAAAGAGGGGGCCTGTCCTGTGGCTGGTGGGGGTACAGCGATGATCATCCCGTTCCTGGCGTTCGTTCTAGCCATCCCGCTGGCGATGCTGTCCTACGCGGTCGGCAAGAGGACGTCCCGGAAGATGGGCTGGCTGTTCGCCTCGGTCTTGGTCGGCCTGCCCGCTGTGCTGCTGATCGCCCCGCTCATCAGTCGAGGCGGCGCCTCCGAACCGTCGCGTGCCATCATCTACGGGAACCCATACGAGCCCGGCTCGATTGCCGACACCCAATACAAGCGCGGCTACGACTTCGCCGCCGCCCTTGCCAAGCAGGGAGACGACCCGGGATCCGGTATGGCGGACGATGTCTCTCGCTGGTGCACAGACCGGCTGACGCCCTCAGCAGGGTTCAAGGGCAAGGTCACCGAGGCGGTGATGCAGGGCTGCATCGAGGGATCCAATCAGCGCTCCGTATCTCCGTCGAATGCGCCGTAAGACCAACTGGGGGGTTGTGACCGCGTCTCCGTGGTGTGCCAGCCGGATGTCGTAGTGGGCGATGGGCATCTGACGTAGCCATCACGCAACCGCGGTCAGGACCAACCAAGAGGCGCTCAGTCACAACAGCGGCGACCTTTGACCCTCAGTGACGGAAACAGCGATGGGCTCGCCAACTATCGCCGACCAATCTCGCCAACTACGTGGGGTGCAGTTCCTTTCGAGTGACGGCCGCGATCAAGTGGTGAGGTGGTAGTTCCGCTGGTGAGTGCGTCAGGCGGCATGCCGGAAAATCATCCGGCGGGGAACCGCGCCACGTACGGATACTGGGCCGGTGAGTAACGTCATGGCTGAGTACGAAGCGGTTACTGAGCAGTTGATGCGAAGGGTCTACCTCGGCCTGCGTGAGGACAATCTCGACCCTCAGGACGTCGTCGCCCTCGCCTGCGATCTGCTCGACTGGTTCCATTGCACCGACGCCGTCCTGGAGGTTGTCGAGCGGAATCCGGCCGAGGTGCCGCGGGCGGAGATGACCTCCCTGGCCCGGCGCGTCCTGGACGACGTGGGCTTCGATCCCGGCTTCGACCTTGCCCCCGAGCGTTTGGAGACGTTGCGTGCCGCGCTGCGAATCGTGGCCCGCGATCTGCTCACGCGTGGGATCGAGGGCGAACCGGAGATCGAGATCCTGGAGGACTGGTTCCCGGTGGGAGCCGGCGTCCGCCTTGCCGACGGCGAACGGCTCAACTGGGGCGGCCCCGTCCTGCCGAGCATGTGCGACGACCCGGCCACGGCACTGACCAGCCTGACGATCATGATCCAGGAGAGCCTGCTCGAATGGACCTGGCAGGTCTGGCCGGTGTGCCCCCGGCATCACCTCGGCGTCCACGGCTCGGAGCGGGACGGTGCGGCCGTGTGGTGGTGCGCGGGCGATGGCGGACACATACTGGCGCCGGTCGGTGAACTCGCGCGCGCTCTCGGCCGCCGTCGCCCCGGATAGGACCGGCGGTGGGTGCAGTTCGTTTCGGACGACCGCCGGGTCAGGCGGTGGGCACGTAGTTCCGCTGGTCGGGTGCGGGGTAGAGGCGTTCGTGTTCGCGGGCGGCGTGGTAGCGCCAGTAGAGGTCGAGGTCTCCGTTGGACAGGACGGCACGCAATCGCCGTACGGCTTCCGCTCCGTGGAGGCCCCAGCGGGCGCCGGTGATGTCGGGGCGGTCGGCGATCAGGCGGCGGCAGGCGCCCTCGACCGCGCCGGTGGCGATCGGCCAGCCGGCTGCGAGGGCAGCGTCGTAGTGGAGTTGGTCGAGGTGGCCGGTCAGGTAACGGTCGCAGGCGTCGACAGCCTCGCGCCGGGCCGGCGGCAAGTGTTCCCGCTCAGCCTGGCTGGTCATTTCGGCGGCGGTATGGGCAGCCTGACCTGGGAGGATCGCGGTAAGACGGTCGGCGGCCCATGCTTCGGCTTCGGTGGTGCCGGGTTTGTGGAAGGCGTGGGCGGCGGCCCAGACGTACTCGGCGACGTGCACGAAGTCCAGCAGGACGTGGACCGTGACGCCGCGGCGGCCGGTCTCGGCACTGATCAGGTCGAGCTGGTGGCGGGCGCCGTCGACCAGCACGACCCACGGCCGAAGATGCTTCGGGTCACGGGCCTCGGCCTGGCCGAAGGCGTCGGAGATCACCTGCTCGGGCGAGCGGACCAGCGAGGCGGTGCACCACTTGTTCTCGGCCCGCGGTCCCGGACGGGCGGGGCGTTCGCCGCTTCGGCCGCCGGGCGGGTGGATGACGTCGTGCGGACGTCTGGGGGCGGGACGTGTGTCGAAGACGCGGGCCACCGTCGCCATCCGCTTCCGGTTCGGCTTTTCGCCCGGCGCAAGCCGGCCGCGATGACCGGCCGCCGCTTTAGCGGCGGCCTGGCGGGTGGCCTCCCGCAGGGCCTCCGGGCGCATGACCACGCCCTTGCCGTCCACCTGGATCACCAGCGGCATCGTGCGGCTGCACGGGATGGGGATCCGGGTCCGGTAGAAGCCGTCGACATCGACCGCGGCGGCGACCACGAGCTCTTCCAGCCGACGTTTGCCGAGCACGTTCCCGCAGCGGCGCTCGACTGCGTCGTGGGCCTGGTCGAACGAGCCGCGGACGGCTTCGGTCACCGCGAGTCGCCGTGATGCCGGAGGAGATCGACGATGGTGTCTCTCGCGATCGTGACAGGCCGCTGAGCTGGGCGACGATGCCGTCGGTCTGTCATTTGGCGAAGTAGCCGTGAACCGTCTGGTGGGGCGGGAAGTCGTGCGGAAGGTAATGCCTCGCCGTGACCGACCTGAGGGCCCGCCGCCTCGCCGGTGCGTCGACCATCTCCTGGCGCGACCCGACACCACATGACGAGTCCGCATTCCGGGAGGAAAAGGAGGAAACAGCGGGAGGCGGCGACCTGTCAGAACTGCGCTAGCACTTCCAGGTGGCCCAGTACCACTTGCCCTTCATCTGGCCGTCCGACAGCCTCACCGGCGTGGTGGTCTGGACGCCCGTGGAACCCTGGCCCGGGTAGTACCAGTAGTAGTGGCCGTGGTTGCGCTTGCCGTAGTGGGCCTCGATCCAGCCCTGGGAGTGCCGCCAGTACGGCGCGAACCACCAGCCGCCGGCCTCACCACGACCGACATGGCTCGTGAGCGACTGGCTGGCGCTGAGAGTGCTCCCCACCTGCCAGGTCTCGGTCTGCGTCGAGCTGGCGGACATGCCCGCCTCGATCGTGTCCTCGAGGCCGGCGGAGACCTGCACCGACGTCGACTGCTCGAAGGAGTACGACGTGCTGCGGTCGGTCCGCCACGTGAGGGTCTGGTCGACGGTCTGGCTGCCCGAGCAGTTGTAGATCGGGTTTCCCACCTCCCGGCGCTTGCCCAGCGCGGTCCACGCGTTGACCTCGTGGTACCAGCACTTGGCCTTGCCGTGGTTGCAGTCCCAGACCACGTCCGGCCTGTCGTCCCCCCAACCGGGGCTGGTGTTGGCACTGGCCGATCCGGCAGAGAAGGGGATCAGGAGGACGGCGAGGGCGGAGGTGAGGACAGCCAGTTTTCTGCGGCCGGTCTTCTTCAGGCGCATGGGGGGCTTTCTCCCATCAGGTCGGTCGAAGCAGCGACAGGATGATCCTCAGAGCCCGGAAGTTGACCGACCACCCGTTTCATCAGGCCGGTCAATCCCCCGGCAGGGAAAATCAACCCCCGCACACCCTCCGGTACGGGGCGTCCGGCAGGTACGTCCGCCACTGCGCCCGCGTCAGCCCGGTGCCGCCCGTCCGCGCGCACACCTGCGCCACGACCTGCTCGGGATCGACCACGTACCGCTGGAGCGGGACATCCGCGCTGCCCGCGTACAGGGTCGTGCCGTCCGGGCCGAAGGCGAGCGAGTCGAGACGTTCGCCCGCCGTGGTCAGCAGTCCGCCCAGGGGCTGCCGGGCGACCACGTCCCACAGCTGGAGGCTCCCTGCGTCGCCGCCGACGGCGAGGATGCGGCCGTCCGGGCTCAGGGCCAGCGCGGTGACCGCCTCAGGGGTGGTGCCGTGCACGGCGGGGAAGACGTTGGGCAGCACGCCGGCCCGGTGCCGTACGTCCCCGTCCCACAGCGCGACCCGGCCGGTCTGGTCGCCCACGGCCAGCAGGGAGCCGTCGGTGTCGAAGGCGAGGGCGCCGACCTGGTCGCCCTGGACGAGATTGCGTCCGGTGACGGAGCCGCCCGGCAGGCGAGCGAGACGGTTGTCGCCGACCAGGAGCCGGCCGTCGGGTCGGACGGCCAGGTCGCCGCCGGCCAGACCGGGCAGGATCGAGACCCGGCGGCGGCGCCCGGTGTCCCACACCTCGTCGCGCAGCGCGCCGACGGCGGGCGTGCGGACGGCGTACAGGTTGCGGCCGCCGGAGTCCAGGGCCAGGCCGATGACGGCCCCGGCGGAGTCGCCGGTCGCCAGGTCCAGGGTGGTACGGGCGCGGTGGTGGGACACGTCCCAGAGCGTGATCAGCTGGGGGGCGGCCTCGTAGCCGGCGGCGTAGACGCCGTAGGCGAGTGTGCCGCTGTCCGGGGCGAACGCCATCACGGGCGTGGCGTAGTCCGGGTCGACCGGGCGCGCGGGATCACGGGAGACGGGAAGAGGAGGAGAGGGCAGCGTCCGTACGACGCGGCCGTCGCGGGTGTCGCGGAGCTGGAAGCGGTAGCGGTTGCCGAGGCGTTCGGCGGTGGCCAGGGTGCGGCCGTCCGGGCTGAGCTGCGCGTCGTCCAGGGGGTGTCCGAGCCAGGCGGGGGTGACGACCCGGGTGAGGTCGAGGGAGTGGACGGCGCCGCCCTCGAGGTAGCGCAGGATCGGGTGGCCGGGGTCCCAGTACAGGCCCCGGTACAGGTGCTGCCCGTCGAGGGCGTGGCGGAACACGGGCGCGTCGGGGGCTGACAGTCGCCACACCGTGATCTTCGTGCTGTCGGCCGTCGCCAGGAAGGTGCCGTCCTTGCTGAAGGAGGCGTAGTCCACGCCCGGCTGGGAGAGTTCGGCCAACCGGTGTCCCGACCGGATGTCCCAGACGCGGACGCCGTCCGCTGTGAACGCTGCCAGCCTCCCGGAGCCCAGCACCGGCGAGGCCTCGCCGTCGCCGCAGACGTCCGTGGTGTGCGTCCAGTCTCCGGCCAGGGCCCGATGGTGGGCGATGTCCCACACCTGCGGTGCGGCTGAGGCCGAGGGGCAGACGACCATCAGCGGACCGCCGGGGCCCCGGCCCGCGGCCGCGTCGGCGCCGGCCGATCGCGTGGCGAACAGCAGGCGGCCGTCCTTGACGGAACGCAGCAGCACGCGGTCGTCGCTGTCCACGGAGGTCACCAGATAGCCGGCGCCGGTGAAGTCGACGATGGAGTAGGGCTTCTCCGGATGGGCCCGGTCGCCGGTCCAGCCTCCGGTGGCCGTGTCCCACAGCCGTACGCCGTCGCTCGCGGAGAGCGCCAGCACGCGCGCGTCCCCACTCACCGCGACCGCCGTCTGCCCGGTGGGCAGCCGCCCCGAGGCGATGCGGCGATGGGTGGCCACGTTCCAGGTGCGCCAGGTGCGGCCCTCGACGCTGAACAGCGTCCGGCCGGAGTCGGCGAGGAAACGACCGGAGTCGTCACCGGGTTCGGGGTCGGTGAAGGCGTCCGTCTCCGGCTGGGCGAGGGAGCCCAGCAGGGCGCGGTGGGTCTCGGGCAGCCCGACCGTCCGCCAGGCGGCCACGCCGAGCAGCAGCGCGGCACGCGGGTCGGTGGTGCGCAGCGCGTCGGCGACGTCGGCGATGTGGCGGGCCTGGTCCTGGGTGCGCCGCGTCCTGTTGTCGTCGTACTCGCGCCAGACGGCGAAGCCCGTCAGCAGGGCCACGGCCAGGACGGCGGACAGTGACACGGTCAGGATCCGGTGCCTGCGGCTGGTGCGGGCGGCTGCCCGGCGTTCCGCCTCGCGGGCCTCGGTCGCGCAGGTGAGGAACTCCCGCTCCGACACGGTCAGAGCCTGGTCCCGCTCGTGGTCGGGGAAAAGCTCCTCGGCGCGGCTCAGCCGGGTGCCCCGGTACAGCGCGCCGGGGTCGCGGTCGTGCTCCAGCCACGTGCGGGCCGCGTCCGCGAGCATCCGGTGGTGGCGCAGCCGTTCGCGGTCCTCCTCGATCCAGGCGTGCAGCCGGGGCCAGCAGGTGATGAGCGCCTCGTGGGCGAGCTGGACGCCGTCCTCGTCGGCGGTCAGCAGCCGGGCACGGGTCAGCCGCTCCACCACCACCGTCGCGTCCGGGGCCGCCCACTCCTCCAGTTCGGCGCGGGTGAGCGGGCGGCGGGTGTCGGGGGTGCCCTGGCCGGGGACGACCATCCTCAGCATCAGGTGCCGTGCGGTGCGGGCCTGCTCCGGCGACAGGCCGCCGTACACCTCCTCGGCGGTCGCCGCGATCGTGCCGCGCACCCCGCCGACGGCCTCGTAGGCGGCGAGGGTGAGCATGCGGCCCTTGCGGCGGCGCCAGGTCTCCAGCAGGGCATGCGAGAGCATCGGCAGGCCGCCGGGCTCACCCTGGACCTCGTCGATCAGACGGGCGGTCAGTGTCCGTTCGACGAGACAGCCGACCGCCAGGGCCGGGCCGACCACCGCCTCCCGCAGTTCGTCAGCCGCCATCGGTCCGAGCAGCAGCGCGGCACCTCGCAGGGCGTCCGCCAGGCCCCGGTGCTCGGCGCAGCGGGCGTAGAAGTCGGCGCGTACGGCGAACAGCACACGCAGTCTGTTGCCCGGGTCGCGGGCGGCGAGCAGCAGATCGATGAAGCGTGAGCGCTGGTGGGGGTCGCGGCAGAGGGTGAAGACCTCCTCGAACTGGTCCACGACGACCCAGCTCTCCGGCTCGCCCTCGGCCGGGGCGAGGAGGTGCCCGTAGGTCGTGGCGGGGGCCGGGCCCGGGGTGAGGACGCGCAGCACCGCCGGGTGGCCGCGCTCCGCGATCTCCTGCTGGAGCCAGGGAATCACGCCGGCCCGCAGCAGGGACGACTTCCCGCTCCCCGAGGGGCCGAACAGCACCGCGAACCCGTGCCGGGACAACAGGTCCCTCACCTCGGTCACCACCCGGTCCCGCCCGAAGAACAGGTGGCGGTCGGACGGCTCGAACCGGGTGAGCCCGCGATACGGCGACGGAGCGTCCTCGGGGAGCTCCGCGGGGGCCCGGTCCAGCTGCGCCTCGGCCTCCTTCCACCGGCGTTCCCACTCCGCAGGGTCGCCCGCGCAGGCGCGCGCATACCCGAGGACGACGGCGAGCGAGGGCAGCCTCTCGCCCCTGGCGGCATCGGACAACGCTGTCGAGGAGAACCCCGCCGTCTTCGCCATCGTCCGATAGGAGGGACTGCCCGCGCCCTTGCGCAGCTCCCGCAACTCGCAGGCGAGCCGCTGCACGGGACCGGCCGTCGGATCCAGGGGTCTCTCGGGACGCCCCATGCGCTCGTACCTCCGTACACCCGGTGAAAAGAGACATCAGGAGCGATGACCATACGAGTCGCTCTGCAACGTCCGAATAGCCCCCAGGTGACGGCCAGGTGAAGCCGGTCGATCCATCGACGCTCACAAGGGCTGATTCGAGTGAGGAAGGTTCACCTGCACATGCGCGGGCTCGGGGCATGGCTGCTTCACCCGGCTGTACGAACTGCCTGCACTGCGCTTCGTCCGATGTCGCGCTCAACCTGGCCAGTATTCAGGAGCCCCTTCCGTAGAACCGGAGACGCGATAATCCGTCCCCAGCTCGGTCGCTGTGCGGCAGACATGAAGGACACGCGGTGAAAGCCAACATCCGCCGGGACACCAAGCTGGCGTTCGACGACGCCGCCGTCCTCGACGACGCCGCCCGCACCGGCCTGTTCAGCGCATCCGGACGGTCCTGACCGCCCACGGCGACGACACCCGTGACGGGCCGCTCTTCATCATGGGTGCCTGGCCGGACAGCCGGCTGTCCTCGCTCGCCAGTGCCCGTGCTCCCGCCACGCGCGCCGGTGACATCGCCGCGGCCGCCCTCCTGCTCCCGTCTCGGCCGGCCGTGCTGCCTCGTCCGCGCCTGGCCGCGGCTGTCGGCGAGCGCCTGGGCGCGACTGTTTCTGGCTGAAGCCATGCCAGGACGACATCAGGGCGCTGTGTTTCGGCATTGGCGGCAGGGTCTCTCCCTGCTTGAGCATCGGTGTGCGGATGTCCGGTCTCCTCCGGGCAGCGCGGTCGTATCGAGTTGAGCCAGTGAGGAAACACATGAACGAGCAGACCCCGCCGTCGTGGGTGACGAGCTATGTCGATGCCTGCAACCGGCACGACTCGCAGGCAGTGGTCGACATGATGAGCGAGGACGTCCAGGTCGTCGACACCGCCTTCGGCGGCCTCTTCGAGGGCAGGGAAGCGGTCAAGGCGCTCATTGACGGGATGGACACGAATCTGTCGAGTGATTTCGTCTTCACCCTGGGCAAGGTCGTGGAGTCGGGCGGCTCCTACTCGTTCGAGTGGGTCCTCTCCGGCACGCATGACCGCTCCAACTCCGACCTGGGGATACCGGCGACGGGCAAGAGGTTCGCGTGCCCGGGCGTCACCATCGGCGTGCGGACCGACGGCCTGATCAGCGAGAACCGCGACTACTGGAATCTCGCGGGCTTCCTCGTGCAGACCGGCCTCATGCCGCCACTGGGCTGAGCCGCCACTGTCCTTGAGGCCCGGGGCACGGGGATTCAACCGGGCGCTCCGACCATGGGCTCGCCCGCCACCGGGCACTCGCCGTGCTTCTCCTGCCGCCGGGACACCGGGACCTGATGTCAGTTCGGGCCCGGGCCGAGCATGCGGCAGGAGAGTTCGGCGAACCGGTTCAGCTCGGGCATGGTCCGGTGCTTGCTGTAGGCCAGGGCGACCATGCGCGGTGCGACACCCTCCAGGGTCAGGTAGGCGACATCGTCACGGCGGTAGAAGCCGGCCATGCCGGCGGGCATGACATAGCAGCCGGCGCCGGAGGCAACGCCTTCCAGGCACTCCTCGACCGTCACCGGAAACCGCCCGGCTTCCGTCCGCGGCGCGAGGGGTTCGCGTGGCAGGCGCCCGCGCCATTCGGGGACGTCCTGGGGGTTCTGCAGCAGGACCATGTCGCGCAGGTCCTCGACGTGCACCGTCTTGAGCTCCGCGAGTGGATGCGCGCTCGACAGCGCCACCACACGGGGCTCGGGGAACAGGGGGACCACCTCGAACATGCCCTCCGGCAGCGGCAGCCGGACGTAGCAGACGTCGACCCGGCCGTCGATCAGGAAGTCGGCCTGGTCGGTGACCGAGGTGTGCACAACCTCGATGTCGAGTTGCGGTGCCATCGCGGCGAACTCCCGCACGATGGGGGTGACGACGATGCCCGGCATGAAGCCGATGGCGAAGTGGTTCACCTCCCGGTTCGCCCTCCGCACCCGCTGCTGCACCGCCTGCGACATCGCCAGCATCGGTCGGGCGTCCTCCAGCAACTGGTGACCCGCCCGCGTCAGTACGGTGCCCTGCCGGTCCCGCAGGAAGAGGACCACGCCCAGATCTTCCTCCAAGGCCCGGATCTGGCGGCTGAGCGCGGGCTGGGTCATGTACAGACGGCTTGCCGCTCGCACGAAGCTGCACTCCTCTGCCACGGCCACGAAGTAGCGCACCCGGCGCAGATCGAGGTCCATGAGGCCCATGGTAACCGTGCCGGTTCGGCATATGCCCCAACAGCCCTGTCTGGCAGCGGAGTTGTCGGTTGGTCCATGAGGGAAACCGGGTGTCGGCGTACGCCTGAACAACCCCGTACAGGTGAACGCGCTCGGTTGATGATGCGCTGACCACGGGTTCCCGGCAGTCCGCAAGGGACGGTCGGCAGCGTCAGACGGCAGGGCACTCCTCATGCCACCTTGATGACAACCTTGCCCGAGGTGTGACCGTTCTCGACGGTGGCGAGGGCGGCCGGGGCGTCGGAGAGCGGATGGACCGCGGTGATTACGGGTGCGAGGAGTCCGTCGAGGGCCAGCCGGGCTGACCGCTCCAGGTTCTCGCGGTCGAGGCGACGCTCGACGAAACGCCCACCGAGATCGGGTACAGACATATCACCCACTGCGATGACGTTGCGGGGATCCTGGGCCAGCGGAGCGACCGTCTGCAGCGAGGTGCCTCCGACCAGGTCGACGATCCCGTCGAAGCCGTCCGGAACCAGCTCGCGTGCCGCGGCGGCGACGTCCTCGGCCGTGTAATCGATGAACCGCACTCCGATGGCGTCGGCGTGCTCTCGTTTGGCGGTACTTCCGGTGCCGATCACACACAGCTCGCGCCCAATAGCCAGCCGGGCGACGGCGAGGCCGACCCCGCCCCCGACCCCGTTGACCAGGACTGTGGCACCGGCCGGGAGGCCGAGCTGGTCGAGCACGTCCACCGCGGTTGTCCCGGCCACTGGCAGCGTTGCCGCCACGGTCGCGGACAGACCCTCCGGGATGCGCGCGGTGTTCGGCGCGGACAGCACCGTCGTCTCGGCGTAGGTGCCGCCACCGGTGAGCGCGAAGCCGAAGACCGCGTCACCCACCTCGAGCCCGTTGACGTCCTCGCCCCGGGCGAGAACCGTTCCGGCTGCCTCCATGCCCAGCACGCGGGGAAACGGACTCCCGCCGTCGAGCCCGTCGACCAGACCCGAGCGCAGAAGGTGGTCGAGGGGATTCACGCCGGCGACGTCGACCCGGATCAGCACCTCGCCGCGACCAGGGACGGGATCGGGACGATCGAAGAACTCCTGCACCTCAGACCCGCCATACCTGCCGAAACCCCACGCCTGCCCCATCTTCCGTCACCTCTCGTATAACCGACCCGGTGATTCCGGGCGTTGCCGCCATCCTCACCTCTGACATTGATGTAAGGGGCAAGCGACTGTGGTGCGGGTCACAGCGTCAGGCCGACTGTGCCACCGGTTCCGGGGCCGTGGACAGCTCCGCCCGGTGCCGACTGTTGGCCCTGATCAGCACGTCGAGTGCATCCCGGGTCTCGATCAGGTGCGCGATGTCGGCGTCGATCCGGTCGCGCTCGCGCATCATCGCCGTGAACGTCTCCTCGGCGACGCCCAGGTCACCCGGGACGTCCACACACGGCAGCACAGACGCGATCACCCGGCTGGACATACCCGCGTCGAACAGCTGCCGGATGAGCGACACGCGCTGGACCGCGGCATCGGAATAGTGACGCTGCCCCGCGTCGGAGCGTGAGCTGGTCAGCAGACCCTGCTCTTCGTAGTACCGCAGAGAGCGCGGACTCACGCCCGTGCGCTTGGACAACTCGCCTATCCGCATCCCTGAGAGCCTACGTCCGCGTGCTCCACGTTCAGACCGCCAGCAAGTCATGGACGCTCGCGGACACTTCCACGGCCGCAAGGTTGTCGTCCCGGTCTTACGACTGAGCACGTTCGTCTGTACACGCCTGAGCACTTTTCTCAGTACGCCGACACCGGGCACCGCTTCAGGCAGTGGCGTCCCGGTTGCGCCAGCTGAGCTCGTAGGCTGCCTGGCGGGCGCGCATCAGTTCCCCGAGCGGCCGATGCTCCTTCGCCGCGATCCAGGGGTTGAAGCTGCTCTTCTCGACGGCCTCGGCCAATGCCTGGTCCGGTGCCTGCCGAGGCAGGCGCAGTCGCGCCACGGTGAGCCACGGCGCGTCCCAGCGGGTCGAGGAGTCCTCGATCGGGGTACGACGCTCGTCTTCGAAGAACTGGGCTTGGAAGAGGAACTCCAGGTCGCCGTCCGAAAGCCGCGCATAGAGGTCGGCGGCCAGATCCTTGCGTGCTTCATTGTTGATCGTTGTCGAGGCCGCGCACAGCTTCAGGCGGGCCGCGTAGTCGCCGAAGGTGATGGGCATGATGCTGAAGAAGTCGTGCGTGGCGAAGCCGCTGAACGGCTGCACCATGTCCCGGAAGTTCGCGACGGCACGGCGCGTGAGCCCCGGCTTCATCGCGGCCTTGCGGAGCGCGGAGCCGGGCGCACTCGTGGAGAGCTCGACGATTCCCACGACGTCCGCGCTGCCACTGACCTTCAGGGTCTCCTGACTGACGAGGGTGAAGTTCTGCTCGACATCCGTTGACGTCGGCGTCGAGGCCCCGAGCACTTTGATCGCGAATCCGCGTATGTCGGGAGCCCGATCGACGGAGAAGTTCCCGTTGGACAGCC
It includes:
- a CDS encoding LysR family transcriptional regulator codes for the protein MDLDLRRVRYFVAVAEECSFVRAASRLYMTQPALSRQIRALEEDLGVVLFLRDRQGTVLTRAGHQLLEDARPMLAMSQAVQQRVRRANREVNHFAIGFMPGIVVTPIVREFAAMAPQLDIEVVHTSVTDQADFLIDGRVDVCYVRLPLPEGMFEVVPLFPEPRVVALSSAHPLAELKTVHVEDLRDMVLLQNPQDVPEWRGRLPREPLAPRTEAGRFPVTVEECLEGVASGAGCYVMPAGMAGFYRRDDVAYLTLEGVAPRMVALAYSKHRTMPELNRFAELSCRMLGPGPN
- a CDS encoding NADP-dependent oxidoreductase — encoded protein: MQEFFDRPDPVPGRGEVLIRVDVAGVNPLDHLLRSGLVDGLDGGSPFPRVLGMEAAGTVLARGEDVNGLEVGDAVFGFALTGGGTYAETTVLSAPNTARIPEGLSATVAATLPVAGTTAVDVLDQLGLPAGATVLVNGVGGGVGLAVARLAIGRELCVIGTGSTAKREHADAIGVRFIDYTAEDVAAAARELVPDGFDGIVDLVGGTSLQTVAPLAQDPRNVIAVGDMSVPDLGGRFVERRLDRENLERSARLALDGLLAPVITAVHPLSDAPAALATVENGHTSGKVVIKVA
- a CDS encoding MerR family transcriptional regulator; translated protein: MRIGELSKRTGVSPRSLRYYEEQGLLTSSRSDAGQRHYSDAAVQRVSLIRQLFDAGMSSRVIASVLPCVDVPGDLGVAEETFTAMMRERDRIDADIAHLIETRDALDVLIRANSRHRAELSTAPEPVAQSA